A single window of Butyricicoccus intestinisimiae DNA harbors:
- a CDS encoding cell division FtsX domain-containing protein, with the protein MNVKNRKCIRKLSLKSLYANRRRNLIAIFAIALTTLLFTSMFTIVLSLNASYETYQFRQVGGYAHGTFKDVSPEQAERIADHPKVKATGARKVIGITAEGVFAKIPAEISYMDANCTKWSYATPYYRTDARKRQRSCHGYGSVAAAWRNAGTGRRGHGFLFHHGQRSNRLYCNRYLYAGRLLGL; encoded by the coding sequence ATGAATGTCAAAAACAGAAAATGTATTCGAAAGCTCAGCTTAAAATCTCTTTATGCGAACCGTCGCCGCAATCTGATCGCCATTTTTGCCATTGCGCTGACAACGCTGCTATTTACTTCCATGTTCACCATTGTCTTGTCGTTGAACGCCAGTTATGAAACCTACCAGTTTCGGCAGGTAGGCGGCTATGCACACGGCACCTTTAAGGATGTTTCCCCCGAGCAGGCGGAACGCATCGCTGACCACCCAAAGGTGAAGGCTACGGGGGCACGGAAGGTAATCGGTATCACTGCGGAGGGGGTCTTTGCCAAAATACCGGCAGAGATCAGCTACATGGATGCCAACTGCACTAAATGGAGCTATGCCACCCCCTACTACCGGACGGATGCCCGAAAGCGGCAAAGAAGTTGCCATGGATACGGCAGCGTTGCAGCTGCTTGGCGTAACGCCGGAACTGGGCGCCGAGGTCACGGTTTCCTATTCCATCACGGACAAAGATCAAACCGCCTTTACTGTAACAGATACCTTTACGCTGGTAGGCTATTGGGACTATGA
- a CDS encoding ABC transporter ATP-binding protein, translating into MEVLQAKDLKKIYGSGNNAVHALDGVDLNVKKGEFVAIVGTSGSGKSTLLHMLGGLDRPTSGTVIVDGQDIFSLKEEALTIFRRRKIGFVFQSYNLVPVLNVYENIILPTELDGGKVNKAFVQQIVQTLGLSDRLDALPNQLSGGQQQRVAIARALAAAPAIILADEPTGNLDSKTSQDVLSLLKVTSQKFAQTIVMITHNEEIAQMADRIIRIEDGRIVSQN; encoded by the coding sequence ATGGAGGTTTTACAGGCAAAAGACCTGAAAAAGATTTATGGCTCCGGCAATAACGCAGTTCATGCGTTGGATGGAGTTGATTTAAATGTGAAGAAGGGCGAATTTGTTGCAATTGTCGGCACATCCGGCTCCGGTAAGTCTACCCTGCTGCACATGCTGGGCGGGCTGGATCGCCCTACAAGCGGCACGGTCATAGTGGATGGACAGGATATTTTCTCCCTGAAGGAGGAAGCGCTGACCATTTTCCGCCGCAGGAAAATTGGCTTTGTATTTCAGAGCTACAATCTTGTTCCGGTGCTGAATGTATATGAAAATATCATTCTACCCACTGAACTGGATGGTGGAAAGGTAAACAAGGCTTTTGTGCAGCAGATCGTGCAGACGCTTGGACTGAGCGACCGTCTGGATGCGCTGCCCAATCAGCTCTCAGGCGGTCAACAGCAGCGAGTAGCCATTGCCCGTGCGCTGGCGGCAGCACCCGCTATCATTCTGGCAGATGAACCCACCGGCAATCTGGATTCCAAAACCAGCCAGGATGTATTGAGCCTTTTGAAAGTCACCAGTCAAAAGTTCGCCCAGACAATCGTAATGATCACTCACAACGAAGAAATTGCGCAAATGGCAGACCGCATTATCCGTATCGAAGATGGTCGGATCGTCTCCCAGAACTAA
- a CDS encoding sensor histidine kinase codes for MNKTGIVILLLCFLAAAAVVLWERRKVRKTMEEIERMLDAAMTGSFSETTFDESQLSALETKFAHYLSAAEASSQNIAQEKDKIKSLIADISHQTKTPIANLLLYSELLMEETLPASAKANVEALYKQSEKLRFLIDSLVKLSRLENGIISLAPQQAALQPLLESVIEQYTAKASEKGLSLQLQDTDAFAVFDFKWTAEALANIVDNAIKYTEHGTITISAVSYEMFARIDISDTGTGISESEQAKIFARFYRSNSVQKQEGVGIGLYLARQIISGEGGYIKVASVPEKGSTFSIFLPK; via the coding sequence ATGAATAAAACCGGCATTGTGATCCTGCTGCTGTGTTTTCTGGCGGCGGCAGCTGTTGTATTATGGGAGCGGAGAAAGGTCAGAAAAACGATGGAAGAAATCGAAAGGATGCTGGACGCTGCCATGACCGGCTCCTTTTCTGAAACCACTTTTGATGAAAGCCAGCTGTCTGCTTTGGAAACAAAGTTTGCACACTATCTTTCTGCCGCAGAAGCATCTTCTCAAAATATAGCGCAAGAAAAAGATAAAATCAAATCCTTGATTGCGGACATCTCCCACCAGACAAAAACGCCAATTGCAAACCTGCTGTTATACAGTGAGCTTTTGATGGAGGAAACTCTGCCTGCATCGGCGAAGGCAAATGTGGAGGCGCTGTACAAACAATCGGAAAAGCTGCGATTTTTGATCGATTCTCTCGTAAAGCTTTCCAGACTGGAAAACGGGATCATTTCACTCGCCCCTCAGCAAGCAGCGCTGCAGCCGCTGCTTGAAAGCGTAATAGAACAATATACCGCCAAGGCTTCTGAAAAAGGATTGTCTTTGCAACTGCAGGATACCGATGCTTTTGCTGTATTCGACTTCAAATGGACAGCGGAAGCGCTGGCTAATATCGTAGACAACGCCATCAAATATACGGAGCATGGCACCATTACTATTTCTGCTGTAAGCTATGAAATGTTTGCAAGGATTGATATATCGGATACTGGCACAGGCATTTCGGAAAGTGAGCAAGCGAAGATATTTGCTCGCTTTTACCGCTCAAATAGTGTGCAGAAACAAGAAGGTGTGGGCATCGGCTTATACCTTGCCCGACAGATCATATCTGGCGAGGGCGGTTATATCAAGGTTGCTTCCGTTCCGGAAAAAGGAAGTACGTTTTCCATATTTCTGCCGAAATAA
- a CDS encoding response regulator transcription factor, whose translation MEQLLIVEDDIGLNQGLCKALKADARQIISCQDLKTAKEQLLCGSVSLILLDINLPDGNGLELLREVKENMPEVPVILLTANDTDMDIVDGLERGADDYITKPFSLSVLRARVNTQLRKQASSHKNAPICIDLFHFDFETMTFYVGDSKVELSKTEQKLLRLLVENRGRTMTRGDLVDRIWTDGAEYVDENALSVTIKRLRDKLGAQKYIKTVYGIGYSWVIKDE comes from the coding sequence ATGGAGCAATTACTGATTGTTGAAGATGATATCGGTTTGAATCAAGGCTTATGCAAAGCGCTGAAAGCAGATGCTCGGCAGATCATTTCCTGCCAAGACCTAAAAACGGCGAAGGAACAGCTGCTTTGCGGTAGTGTGTCTCTGATTCTTTTAGACATAAATCTACCGGATGGCAATGGGCTTGAGCTGCTCCGAGAGGTCAAGGAAAACATGCCCGAAGTTCCTGTTATTCTGCTGACTGCCAACGATACAGATATGGATATTGTAGATGGATTGGAACGAGGCGCTGATGATTACATTACCAAGCCCTTTTCTCTTTCGGTTTTGCGGGCAAGGGTGAATACCCAACTGCGAAAGCAAGCGTCAAGCCATAAAAATGCGCCGATCTGTATTGATCTTTTTCACTTTGACTTTGAGACTATGACCTTTTATGTGGGAGATTCAAAAGTGGAATTGAGTAAAACAGAACAAAAATTACTGCGTCTGCTTGTTGAAAATCGTGGTCGAACCATGACCCGCGGAGACCTTGTAGACCGAATCTGGACAGATGGCGCAGAATATGTGGATGAAAATGCTTTGTCTGTTACGATCAAGCGTCTGAGGGATAAGCTTGGTGCACAGAAATACATTAAAACCGTCTATGGAATCGGTTATAGCTGGGTGATAAAAGATGAATAA